In Tachysurus vachellii isolate PV-2020 chromosome 3, HZAU_Pvac_v1, whole genome shotgun sequence, one genomic interval encodes:
- the LOC132842539 gene encoding uncharacterized protein LOC132842539, with translation MDLHIVKKTQSLTTAEEMRNQTKLMMQPYASWEEYLTPATFPIAILGELWFISCNSNSDFSINKNPPKVGYKYIKYPESFRACLMQVCNFSCWVFNEAHKNMDEIKLHTMEVPDYMKSALKILFEGNDVVIEAQLPKQLAKIHEVAQDCVLLGDSTETQVIDAINIIQELLEECVNAEYFYSEKLDEIKRQLTPKPPTMYVPVEFSTIHQMLVKGIDAMRRVKEQWEKIRCFFKMVSNIVKIYLNQTLKDFVSILEKTQKVSYNAKLFSKDLLYNQAFLATNITNLVNMISTTYTEVSTKHIMDRVSSLGKLMVMDKKKPEFQSEVQHLRNSSDEAQKAIFYFVLKNKKEFEEKSLARLEKIDKELLAILPAAAPEELKSIQAAVKSGFTEEDESAYA, from the coding sequence ATGGATTTGCATATTGTAAAGAAAACTCAAAGCCTCACTACAGCTGAGGAGATGAGGAACCAAACCAAGCTTATGATGCAGCCTTATGCCAGCTGGGAGGAGTATTTGACTCCTGCTACTTTCCCTATAGCCATCCTGGGAGAGCTGTGGTTCATCTCCTGCAATTCAAATTCAGATTTCTCCATCAACAAGAACCCACCTAAAGTTGGCTACAAGTATATCAAATACCCAGAGTCATTTCGTGCCTGCCTCATGCAGGTGTGTAACTTCAGTTGTTGGGTTTTCAATGAGGCCCATAAGAACATGGATGAGATTAAGCTCCACACCATGGAAGTTCCAGATTACATGAAGTCAGCTTTAAAGATCCTGTTCGAAGGCAATGATGTGGTTATTGAAGCTCAGCTCCCTAAACAGCTGGCTAAGATTCATGAAGTTGCACAAGACTGTGTTCTGCTGGGTGATTCAACAGAGACACAGGTCATTGATGCCATCAACATTATCCAAGAACTGCTGGAAGAATGTGTAAATGCTGAGTATTTTTACAGCGAGAAGCTGGATGAAATCAAGAGGCAGCTGACTCCAAAACCACCAACAATGTATGTACCTGTAGAATTTAGCACCATTCATCAAATGTTGGTTAAGGGTATTGATGCCATGAGGAGAGTGAAGGAGCAGTGGGAGAAGATACGGTGCTTTTTTAAGATGGTGTCCAACATTGTGAAAATTTACCTGAACCAAACCCTTAAAGATTTTGTATCCATACTGGAGAAGACACAGAAGGTTTCCTACAACGCAAAGCTCTTCTCCAAAGATCTGCTCTACAATCAAGCCTTTCTAGCCACTAACATCACCAACCTTGTCAACATGATCTCTACAACCTACACTGAGGTGTCCACCAAGCACATCATGGATCGTGTCAGCTCTCTGGGAAAACTGATGGTCATGGACAAGAAAAAGCCAGAGTTTCAGTCTGAAGTTCAGCATTTAAGGAACTCCTCTGATGAGGCTCAGAAAGCCatcttttattttgtcctcaAGAACAAGAAGGAGTTTGAAGAGAAGAGTCTTGCAAGACTGGAGAAGATTGATAAAGAGTTGCTTGCCATTCTCCCTGCTGCTGCTCCAGAAGAGCTGAAGAGCATTCAAGCAGCTGTTAAAAGTGGATTCACAGAAGAAGATGAATCAGCCTACGCCtga